Proteins from a genomic interval of Amycolatopsis sp. cg13:
- a CDS encoding SdpI family protein: protein MFAIALVPIVLGVVVGWGGFLGVRGRLSRASGAGVRTEASMRSEEAFKLANRVAGIPTLAGGAAAVVCGLAGLAIPATAGLVAAAIVGLLGLLVMVVAGARMGARAALTVPAPVQAPAGCSGCACGAGGCGVLQKSSEA, encoded by the coding sequence GTGTTCGCTATCGCGCTCGTCCCGATCGTCCTTGGTGTCGTCGTCGGCTGGGGTGGTTTCCTCGGCGTGCGCGGACGGCTGAGCAGGGCAAGCGGGGCCGGAGTCCGGACCGAAGCCTCGATGCGCAGCGAAGAGGCCTTCAAGCTCGCCAACCGGGTCGCCGGAATCCCGACCCTGGCCGGCGGCGCGGCCGCGGTCGTCTGCGGACTGGCCGGCCTCGCGATCCCCGCCACGGCCGGCCTGGTGGCCGCCGCGATCGTCGGACTGCTCGGTTTGCTGGTGATGGTGGTCGCCGGAGCCCGGATGGGCGCCCGAGCCGCATTGACCGTCCCCGCCCCTGTTCAGGCCCCGGCCGGCTGCAGCGGCTGCGCGTGCGGCGCGGGCGGTTGCGGAGTCCTGCAGAAGTCCAGCGAGGCCTAA
- a CDS encoding ABC transporter ATP-binding protein, with protein sequence MLHVQELVKVYSQRRVVDTVSFSLRPGTVTAFLGPNGAGKSTTLRMICGLTTPTSGTATIAGRRFGEWPNPAHVAGVLLDASAVHPGRTGRHHLRNAAKLMRLPAARVDQVLGQVGLSDAANRRIGKYSLGMRQRLGIAQALLCDPPVLILDEPINGLDPDGIRSTRQLLRGYAQRGGTVLLSSHVLSEVDQTADRVVMIGQGRVVADGPLESFAGPARTLIRTADLPRLTSALHNARLELRQTSADGVSVAAPMKQVSDLAFAARVQVLELREEQQNLEELFFRLTGGAR encoded by the coding sequence TTGCTGCACGTCCAAGAGCTGGTGAAGGTCTACAGCCAACGCCGGGTGGTCGACACCGTGTCATTCAGCCTGCGACCGGGCACGGTGACCGCGTTCCTCGGGCCGAACGGCGCCGGGAAATCGACCACGCTGCGGATGATCTGCGGCCTGACCACGCCGACGTCCGGCACCGCGACCATCGCCGGCCGCCGCTTCGGCGAGTGGCCCAACCCGGCGCACGTCGCGGGCGTGCTGCTCGACGCGTCCGCCGTGCACCCCGGCCGCACCGGGCGACATCATCTGCGCAACGCCGCGAAACTGATGCGGCTGCCCGCCGCCCGGGTGGACCAGGTGCTCGGGCAGGTCGGCCTCTCCGACGCGGCGAACCGGCGGATCGGCAAGTACAGCCTCGGCATGCGGCAGCGGCTCGGCATCGCGCAGGCGCTGCTGTGCGATCCGCCGGTGCTGATCCTCGACGAACCGATCAACGGCCTCGACCCGGACGGCATCCGCTCCACCAGGCAGTTGCTGCGCGGCTACGCCCAGCGCGGCGGCACCGTGCTGCTGTCCAGCCACGTGCTGTCCGAAGTGGACCAGACCGCGGACCGCGTGGTGATGATCGGCCAGGGTCGCGTCGTCGCCGACGGTCCGCTGGAGAGCTTCGCCGGACCGGCCCGCACGCTCATCCGCACCGCCGACCTGCCCCGGCTGACCTCCGCGCTGCACAACGCCAGGCTCGAACTGCGCCAGACCAGCGCGGACGGGGTGTCCGTCGCCGCCCCGATGAAACAGGTGTCCGACCTCGCGTTCGCCGCCCGCGTGCAGGTGCTGGAGCTGCGCGAGGAACAGCAGAACCTGGAAGAGCTTTTCTTCCGGCTCACCGGAGGAGCCCGATGA
- a CDS encoding ribokinase, translating into MSAAVLVVGSANADLVVPVDRRPGGGETVLGGDTALSPGGKGANTAVAAGKLGADVALLGAVGDDPYGRMLRDSLSNAGVDTQFVRTVDRPTGIAYITVTPDGENSILVSPGANSALEPGDITDEALDGTGVLVASLEVPLPTIERAVVRAREKGVRVLLNLSPAAEVSPETLAALDVLLVNEHEAAYLLGSEDADPRKLLELGPRAAVVTLGAKGAAVIEGDKSTTVESPKVEAVDTTGAGDAFAGALAAALADGADLVEAAQRAVKVAAVTVTRHGAQPSYPTAAELD; encoded by the coding sequence ATGAGTGCTGCGGTACTGGTAGTCGGGTCCGCGAATGCCGATTTGGTGGTGCCGGTCGACCGGCGCCCCGGCGGCGGCGAGACGGTGCTGGGCGGCGACACCGCGTTGTCTCCGGGCGGCAAGGGCGCGAATACCGCGGTCGCGGCGGGAAAACTCGGCGCGGACGTCGCGTTGCTCGGTGCGGTCGGCGACGATCCGTACGGTCGAATGCTGCGGGATTCGTTGTCGAATGCGGGTGTCGATACGCAATTCGTTCGTACTGTTGATCGGCCTACCGGAATCGCCTACATCACCGTGACTCCGGACGGGGAAAACTCAATCCTCGTCTCCCCCGGCGCGAACTCCGCGCTGGAACCCGGGGACATCACCGACGAAGCGCTGGACGGCACCGGTGTGCTCGTCGCCTCGCTGGAAGTGCCGCTGCCGACGATCGAACGTGCGGTGGTGCGGGCACGCGAAAAAGGCGTGCGAGTGCTGCTGAACCTCTCCCCGGCGGCCGAGGTGTCGCCGGAAACGCTGGCCGCGCTGGACGTCCTGCTGGTCAACGAGCACGAGGCCGCCTACCTGCTCGGCTCCGAGGACGCTGACCCGCGCAAACTGCTCGAACTCGGTCCGCGCGCGGCCGTGGTCACCCTCGGGGCCAAGGGCGCGGCGGTCATTGAGGGCGACAAGTCGACAACGGTCGAGTCGCCCAAGGTCGAGGCGGTCGACACGACGGGCGCGGGCGACGCGTTCGCCGGTGCGCTGGCCGCTGCTCTCGCCGACGGCGCTGACCTGGTCGAAGCCGCTCAGCGGGCGGTGAAGGTGGCTGCGGTGACCGTGACTCGGCATGGTGCTCAGCCGTCCTATCCGACCGCCGCCGAGCTGGACTGA
- a CDS encoding YqgE/AlgH family protein gives MGGVPADAEVEPGTLLVAAPTMFDPNFKRTVVFVIDHRAEGTLGVVLNRPSDVPVNDVLPGWGAHVAEPQSVFVGGPVDKKTALCLAALRTGESASSVPGVVAVRGPVALVDLDSDPEVLVPKVRGVRVFAGYAGWDSGQLAGEIEREDWVIVPALPSDILAPPSRDLWGQVLRRQGVPLALLATHPGDLQRN, from the coding sequence ATGGGTGGCGTGCCAGCGGACGCCGAGGTTGAACCGGGAACGCTCCTGGTCGCCGCACCCACGATGTTCGACCCGAACTTCAAGCGGACCGTGGTGTTCGTGATCGATCATCGGGCGGAGGGCACGCTCGGGGTGGTCTTGAACCGGCCGTCTGATGTTCCGGTGAACGACGTCCTGCCGGGGTGGGGCGCGCACGTCGCGGAACCTCAGTCGGTCTTCGTCGGCGGGCCGGTCGACAAGAAGACCGCGCTTTGTCTCGCCGCGTTGCGGACTGGGGAGTCCGCTTCCAGCGTTCCGGGGGTGGTCGCGGTGCGGGGGCCGGTCGCGCTCGTCGATCTGGACAGTGATCCTGAAGTGCTCGTGCCCAAGGTGCGGGGCGTGCGCGTGTTCGCGGGTTACGCCGGGTGGGATTCAGGGCAGCTCGCGGGTGAGATCGAGCGCGAGGATTGGGTGATCGTCCCCGCGTTGCCCAGCGACATTCTCGCGCCGCCCAGCCGTGACCTCTGGGGGCAGGTGCTGCGCCGCCAGGGGGTGCCGCTCGCGTTGCTGGCCACTCACCCCGGCGATTTGCAGCGGAATTAG
- a CDS encoding Abi family protein — translation MEPKPHCTYERQLDLLKERGMRIDDDAAALALLERAGYYTLSGYSYLFRVPASDGSRADQFSPGTSISQVRALWEFDHRLRSTTFAAIQHVETYLRALLAYSLGAVDPMIHRKRELLSIDQPGAYPRWLEKLDRKIADSREEFIVHHREKRGGVVPIWVATDVLDWGSLSYLYSFAPLSVREQVAQRFRISPPQLKSWLLALNIVRNVCAHHGRFYNRYYSLTPKLPQGERDKSFDVIASAKGTTFAMLTLMQHLSSCTVGASMRVLPAVVRTFPSDSGLSPAVMGVPDRWDSYPLWRR, via the coding sequence ATGGAACCCAAGCCGCATTGCACTTACGAGAGGCAACTTGACCTGCTCAAAGAGCGCGGTATGCGCATCGACGACGACGCAGCGGCGCTGGCGCTTCTGGAACGTGCTGGCTACTACACCTTGAGCGGGTACTCCTACCTCTTCCGGGTGCCAGCATCCGACGGCAGCCGTGCGGATCAGTTCTCCCCTGGGACATCGATCTCGCAAGTGCGCGCATTGTGGGAGTTCGATCATCGGCTCCGCTCGACGACCTTCGCCGCCATCCAGCACGTCGAGACATATCTTCGTGCCTTGCTGGCGTACTCGCTGGGTGCGGTGGATCCGATGATCCACCGGAAACGCGAACTGCTGTCGATCGACCAGCCTGGGGCGTATCCGAGGTGGCTTGAGAAGCTTGATCGCAAGATCGCTGACTCGCGCGAGGAGTTCATCGTCCACCACCGAGAGAAGCGAGGTGGTGTCGTTCCGATTTGGGTCGCGACGGACGTTCTCGACTGGGGAAGTCTCTCCTACCTGTACAGCTTTGCCCCGCTCAGCGTGCGAGAACAGGTCGCACAACGATTCCGGATCAGCCCGCCGCAACTGAAGTCGTGGCTGCTCGCTCTGAACATCGTCCGCAATGTCTGTGCGCATCACGGCCGGTTCTACAACCGCTACTACTCGCTCACGCCGAAGCTTCCGCAAGGTGAACGCGATAAGTCGTTCGACGTGATCGCTTCCGCGAAAGGGACCACTTTCGCGATGCTCACGCTCATGCAGCACTTGAGCTCGTGCACAGTGGGCGCGAGCATGCGGGTGCTGCCGGCAGTCGTACGTACCTTCCCGAGCGACTCTGGGCTGAGCCCCGCGGTGATGGGAGTCCCTGACCGCTGGGATTCGTATCCCCTCTGGCGGCGGTAA
- a CDS encoding esterase-like activity of phytase family protein, protein MSSSTRHRLLAAAGIVTLSLLIPGTADAAPRPVRLLGEQRVPHNLQFQGTTVGGLSSIDFDPRTGGYVFISDDRSAINPARFYTAKFDVSAKGVGPVTFTGTHPLLRPDGTPYPPLAKNDPAAPQNEQTIDPEELRVDPWTGHYVWSQEGDRLADQHLIQPSIREATRDGHYLRDLPLPANERMTPDAGPRRNYVLEGLAYTGFGTLLASEVEAPLLQDGPPPTPTSGALSRITLQSRFGPVLAQYAYPQEKLFAEPKPATGFADTGVSSMLAVNQADPTKFLMMERSFVTGVGNKVRIFEVDTTGATNVLNTPSLTAAKHVKPVKKRLLADLSDLPLSTVDNIEGMTWGPALPSGERSLLLVSDNNFSASQVTQVVALAVPSERL, encoded by the coding sequence ATGTCTTCGTCCACGCGACACCGGCTGCTCGCCGCCGCCGGGATCGTCACGCTGTCCTTGCTCATTCCTGGAACGGCCGACGCCGCGCCGCGGCCGGTCCGGCTGCTCGGCGAGCAGCGGGTGCCGCACAACCTGCAGTTCCAGGGCACGACGGTCGGCGGGTTGTCGTCGATCGACTTCGATCCGCGCACCGGCGGTTACGTCTTCATCAGCGACGACCGGTCCGCGATCAACCCGGCCCGCTTTTACACCGCGAAGTTCGACGTCAGCGCCAAGGGTGTGGGACCGGTCACCTTCACCGGCACGCATCCCCTGCTGCGTCCGGACGGCACGCCGTACCCGCCGCTTGCGAAGAACGATCCGGCCGCTCCCCAGAACGAGCAGACGATCGACCCCGAGGAACTGCGCGTCGACCCGTGGACCGGCCATTACGTCTGGTCGCAGGAAGGCGACCGGCTCGCCGACCAGCACCTGATCCAGCCGTCGATCCGCGAAGCCACCCGCGACGGGCATTACCTCCGCGACCTGCCGCTGCCCGCCAACGAGCGGATGACGCCGGACGCCGGTCCGCGCCGCAATTACGTTCTCGAAGGCCTCGCCTACACCGGGTTCGGCACGCTGCTGGCCAGCGAGGTCGAGGCCCCGCTGCTGCAGGACGGTCCGCCGCCCACGCCGACGTCGGGCGCGTTGTCGCGGATCACCCTGCAGAGCCGGTTCGGGCCAGTGCTGGCGCAGTACGCGTACCCGCAGGAGAAGCTTTTCGCCGAGCCGAAGCCCGCCACTGGGTTCGCTGACACCGGCGTCTCCTCGATGCTCGCGGTGAACCAGGCGGATCCGACGAAGTTCCTGATGATGGAGCGGTCCTTCGTTACCGGTGTCGGCAACAAGGTGCGCATCTTCGAGGTCGACACCACCGGCGCGACGAACGTCCTCAACACCCCGTCGCTGACTGCCGCCAAGCACGTCAAGCCGGTGAAGAAGCGGCTGCTGGCCGACCTTTCCGACCTCCCGCTGTCCACTGTGGACAACATCGAGGGGATGACCTGGGGTCCGGCGCTGCCGTCCGGGGAGCGCAGCCTGCTGCTCGTGAGCGACAACAACTTCTCCGCGTCGCAGGTGACCCAGGTCGTCGCTTTGGCGGTCCCGTCGGAACGGCTTTGA
- a CDS encoding MFS transporter, with translation MKVGERRLGWQLVRDPLFRRLLFTRFAAQWGDGVFRAGLAGAVLFNPERATDPLAIAEGFAALLLPYSLVGPFAGALLDRWDRRRVLVFANLVRALAILASVLAVGAGVGGIGLFSLALLAEGVSRFIGSGLSAALPHIVEPKAVVSANAVAATLGSAIAVVGGGCAIGLRAVFGSGDIGSAETTAFAAVGALLSAFLAHRFAKGVLGPTVVDEPTNPVVAVARGLADGARHAWRAPSVTAGFVALFAHRAAYGISLLVSVLLMRNYFTDDGLFRAGLPGLGQLVACAGAGILVAGLVTARLIRSLGRLRTVLGSLLISAVTQAALGLPMLLPLAVVASFLIMGTGQVLKLSVDSSVQLDVADEARGRVFALYDTLFNITQVVAVSIAAAFVKDNGYSPELMVVATVLYLLGGAGYLLARRRRGDSLPQTVEAKRG, from the coding sequence GTGAAGGTGGGGGAGCGGCGGCTGGGTTGGCAGCTGGTTCGGGATCCGTTGTTTCGGCGGTTGCTGTTCACGCGGTTCGCGGCTCAGTGGGGGGACGGCGTTTTCCGGGCCGGGTTGGCTGGGGCCGTTTTGTTCAATCCCGAGCGGGCGACGGATCCGCTGGCCATTGCCGAGGGGTTTGCGGCCCTCCTCCTCCCGTATTCGCTGGTGGGGCCGTTCGCGGGGGCGTTGCTCGATCGGTGGGACCGGCGGCGGGTGCTTGTTTTCGCGAATCTCGTGCGGGCGCTGGCGATCCTGGCGTCCGTTCTCGCGGTCGGGGCTGGGGTCGGCGGGATCGGGTTGTTTTCGCTTGCGTTGCTGGCTGAGGGGGTCAGCCGGTTCATCGGGTCTGGCTTGTCTGCTGCGTTGCCGCACATCGTGGAGCCCAAGGCGGTCGTTTCCGCGAACGCGGTGGCGGCGACGCTCGGGTCGGCGATCGCGGTCGTCGGGGGCGGGTGTGCGATCGGGTTGCGGGCGGTGTTCGGGTCGGGCGACATCGGGTCGGCGGAGACCACGGCGTTCGCGGCGGTCGGGGCGTTGTTGTCGGCCTTTCTCGCGCATCGGTTCGCGAAGGGAGTCCTGGGGCCGACGGTCGTGGACGAGCCGACTAATCCCGTGGTGGCGGTGGCGCGGGGGCTCGCGGACGGCGCCCGGCACGCGTGGCGGGCGCCCAGTGTCACGGCTGGGTTCGTCGCGTTGTTCGCGCATCGCGCCGCGTACGGGATTTCGTTGCTGGTCAGCGTGTTGCTGATGCGCAATTACTTCACTGACGACGGGCTCTTCCGCGCCGGATTGCCCGGGCTTGGGCAGCTGGTCGCGTGCGCGGGAGCGGGAATTCTCGTCGCGGGCCTGGTGACGGCGAGGCTGATCCGCTCGCTCGGACGGCTTCGGACGGTTCTCGGGTCGCTGCTCATCTCAGCGGTCACGCAGGCCGCGCTCGGGTTGCCGATGCTGCTGCCGTTGGCGGTGGTCGCGTCGTTCCTGATCATGGGGACCGGGCAGGTCCTGAAGCTGTCCGTCGATTCCTCGGTACAGCTCGATGTCGCGGACGAGGCTCGCGGGCGCGTCTTCGCCCTCTACGACACCCTGTTCAACATCACCCAGGTGGTGGCAGTCTCGATCGCGGCGGCCTTCGTCAAGGACAACGGGTACTCGCCGGAGCTGATGGTCGTCGCGACCGTGCTCTATCTGCTGGGCGGGGCCGGATATCTGCTGGCCCGC
- a CDS encoding TetR/AcrR family transcriptional regulator, with protein MSSPTRRGRARAATESDIRRTARKLLVGQGPEAVTLRAIARELGITAPALYRYYESRDDLLENLRLDVCTDLAAELAEDIAELKDEGLLQLFQICKGFRRWALTHTKEFTLVFASPTGATGTATGSALRRLDEPFGKIFLAAAGHVLAQHDLVMPPNDVVPPELRDDLTAFQQDLLTVLKESGREIPSEKLDLGLTYLMITFWARLYGHVTLEVFGNYPIPVSKPDVLFEAMLTDLARDVGLYSD; from the coding sequence ATGAGCAGCCCCACACGCAGGGGTCGCGCGCGAGCGGCTACCGAATCGGACATCCGCCGGACCGCGCGGAAACTGCTGGTAGGCCAGGGTCCGGAAGCCGTGACGCTGCGGGCCATCGCCCGGGAGCTGGGGATCACCGCACCGGCCCTGTACCGCTACTACGAATCCCGCGACGACCTGCTGGAGAACCTCCGCCTCGACGTCTGCACCGACCTCGCCGCCGAACTCGCCGAGGACATCGCGGAACTGAAGGACGAGGGCCTGCTGCAGCTGTTCCAGATCTGCAAAGGCTTCCGCCGCTGGGCGCTGACCCACACCAAGGAATTCACGCTGGTGTTCGCGTCGCCGACCGGGGCCACCGGCACCGCGACCGGCAGCGCGCTGCGCAGGCTGGACGAGCCGTTCGGCAAGATCTTCCTCGCCGCGGCCGGCCACGTGCTCGCCCAGCACGACCTGGTCATGCCGCCGAACGACGTAGTCCCGCCCGAACTCCGCGACGACCTCACCGCGTTCCAGCAGGACCTGCTGACGGTGCTCAAGGAGTCCGGGCGGGAAATCCCGTCGGAGAAGCTGGACCTCGGGCTCACCTACCTGATGATCACCTTCTGGGCGCGGCTCTACGGCCACGTCACCCTTGAGGTGTTCGGCAACTACCCGATCCCGGTGTCCAAGCCGGACGTGCTGTTCGAGGCCATGCTCACCGACCTCGCCCGCGACGTCGGCCTCTACAGCGATTAG
- the leuS gene encoding leucine--tRNA ligase, with amino-acid sequence MTGSDEATGAAAKSAADAEHAPPFRYTAELAGQIEQRWQDHWSDHGTYHAPNPVGPLADPREPVPSDKLFVQDMFPYPSGSGLHVGHPLGYIGTDVYARYHRMIGRNVLHTLGYDAFGLPAEQYAVQTGTHPRTTTEQNIATMRRQLKRLGLGHDERRSIETIDPDYYKWTQWIFLQIFNSYYDEDARKARPIEELEKAYAAGERATPDGRPWVELSTVEQRKIIDDHRLVYISEAPVNWAPGLGTVVANEEVTADGRSDRGNFPVFRKSLRQWMMRITAYADRLVDDLDLLDWPEKVKSMQRNWVGRSQGARVSFAAGDEKIEVFTTRPDTLFGATYMVIAPEHPLVEKLTAAQWPGEHPESWTGGAKTPAEAIAAYRAAASRKSDLDRQENKEKTGVFTGSYAVNPVNGKEIPVFVGDYVLMGYGTGAIMAVPAQDQRDYDFAKKFELEIVRTVDPGEGFEGEAFTGDGPAINSANDTVDLNGMGVADAKKTIIAWLEDRGAGEGTVQYKLRDWLFARQRYWGEPFPIVYDENNLPIALPEDQLPVVLPEVDDYSPKTFDPDDADSEPSPPLSRAKDWVEVTLDLGDGPKRYRRDTNVMPQWAGSCWYQLRYVDPSSEDVFCAPENEAYWLGPRPAEHGGDDPGGVDLYVGGVEHAVLHLLYSRFWHKVLYDLGHVSSKEPYRRLFNQGYIEAFAYTDKRGVYVPAEDVVERDGKFFFGDEEVKQEYGKMGKSLKNAVTPDEMSDTYGADTFRVYEMSMGPLDMSRPWATKDVVGAHRFLQRLWRLLVDEQTGELRVSADEATEADRKLVHRTIAGVREDYAEMRFNTAGAKLIELNNHLTKVYGSAAGTPREVAEPLVLLLAPLAPHVAEELWHRMGHADSLVHGPFPVVDEKYLVEDSVEYPIQVNGKVRSRITVPADAKNDAVQATALADEKIAALVGDKTPRKVIVVPGRLVNIVL; translated from the coding sequence ATGACAGGGTCTGACGAGGCCACCGGGGCCGCGGCGAAGAGTGCCGCGGACGCTGAGCACGCCCCGCCGTTCCGCTACACCGCGGAGCTGGCCGGGCAGATCGAGCAGCGCTGGCAGGACCACTGGTCCGACCACGGCACCTACCACGCGCCGAACCCGGTCGGCCCGCTCGCCGACCCGCGCGAGCCGGTGCCCTCGGACAAGCTGTTCGTGCAGGACATGTTCCCGTACCCGTCCGGCTCCGGCCTGCACGTCGGGCACCCGCTGGGCTACATCGGCACCGACGTCTACGCGCGGTATCACCGGATGATCGGCCGGAACGTGCTGCACACGCTGGGTTACGACGCGTTCGGCCTGCCCGCCGAGCAGTACGCGGTGCAGACCGGCACGCACCCGCGCACCACGACCGAGCAGAACATCGCCACCATGCGCCGCCAGCTGAAGCGGCTGGGGCTGGGCCACGACGAACGCCGGTCGATCGAGACGATCGACCCGGACTACTACAAGTGGACCCAGTGGATCTTCCTGCAGATCTTCAACTCCTACTACGACGAGGACGCCCGCAAGGCGCGCCCGATCGAGGAGCTGGAGAAGGCGTACGCCGCGGGCGAGCGCGCGACGCCGGACGGCCGTCCGTGGGTCGAGCTGAGCACCGTCGAGCAGCGCAAGATCATCGACGACCACCGGCTGGTCTACATCTCCGAGGCTCCGGTGAACTGGGCTCCCGGCCTGGGCACCGTCGTCGCGAACGAGGAGGTGACCGCGGACGGCCGCAGCGACCGCGGCAACTTCCCGGTGTTCCGCAAGAGCCTGCGCCAGTGGATGATGCGGATCACCGCGTACGCCGACCGCCTGGTCGACGACCTGGACCTGCTGGACTGGCCGGAGAAGGTCAAGTCCATGCAGCGCAACTGGGTCGGCCGCTCGCAGGGCGCGCGCGTCTCGTTCGCCGCGGGCGACGAGAAGATCGAGGTCTTCACCACCCGTCCGGACACCCTGTTCGGCGCCACCTACATGGTGATCGCGCCGGAGCACCCGCTGGTCGAGAAGCTGACCGCGGCGCAGTGGCCGGGCGAGCACCCGGAGAGCTGGACCGGCGGCGCGAAGACGCCCGCCGAGGCCATCGCCGCCTACCGGGCCGCCGCCTCGCGCAAGTCCGATTTGGACCGGCAGGAGAACAAGGAGAAGACCGGCGTCTTCACCGGCAGCTACGCGGTGAACCCGGTGAACGGCAAGGAAATCCCGGTCTTCGTCGGCGACTACGTGCTGATGGGCTACGGCACCGGCGCGATCATGGCGGTGCCCGCACAGGACCAGCGCGACTACGACTTCGCGAAGAAGTTCGAGCTGGAGATCGTCCGCACGGTCGACCCGGGCGAGGGCTTCGAGGGCGAGGCGTTCACCGGCGACGGCCCGGCGATCAACTCCGCCAACGACACCGTCGACCTGAACGGCATGGGCGTCGCCGACGCCAAGAAGACGATCATCGCCTGGCTGGAGGACCGCGGCGCGGGCGAGGGCACCGTGCAGTACAAGCTGCGCGACTGGCTGTTCGCCCGCCAGCGCTACTGGGGCGAGCCGTTCCCGATCGTCTACGACGAGAACAACCTGCCGATCGCGCTGCCCGAGGACCAGCTGCCGGTCGTGCTGCCAGAGGTCGACGACTACTCGCCGAAGACCTTCGACCCGGACGACGCCGATTCCGAGCCGTCGCCGCCGCTGTCGCGCGCGAAGGACTGGGTCGAGGTCACCCTGGACCTGGGCGACGGGCCGAAGCGCTACCGCCGCGACACCAACGTCATGCCGCAGTGGGCGGGTTCCTGCTGGTACCAGCTGCGCTACGTCGACCCGTCGAGCGAGGACGTGTTCTGCGCGCCGGAGAACGAGGCGTACTGGCTGGGCCCGCGTCCGGCCGAGCACGGCGGGGACGACCCGGGCGGCGTCGACCTGTACGTCGGCGGCGTCGAGCACGCGGTGCTGCACCTGCTGTACTCCCGCTTCTGGCACAAGGTGCTGTACGACTTGGGCCACGTCTCCTCGAAGGAGCCGTACCGCCGCCTGTTCAACCAGGGCTACATCGAGGCGTTCGCCTACACCGACAAGCGCGGTGTGTACGTGCCTGCTGAGGACGTCGTCGAGCGCGACGGCAAGTTCTTCTTCGGCGACGAAGAGGTCAAGCAGGAATACGGCAAGATGGGCAAGAGCCTGAAGAACGCCGTGACGCCGGACGAAATGTCGGACACCTACGGCGCGGACACCTTCCGTGTGTACGAGATGTCGATGGGTCCGCTGGACATGTCGCGGCCGTGGGCGACCAAGGACGTCGTCGGCGCGCACCGGTTCCTGCAGCGGCTGTGGCGGCTGCTGGTCGACGAGCAGACCGGCGAACTGCGGGTCTCGGCGGACGAGGCGACCGAGGCGGACCGGAAACTGGTGCACCGCACCATCGCCGGGGTCCGCGAGGACTACGCGGAGATGCGGTTCAACACCGCCGGCGCGAAGCTGATCGAGCTGAACAACCACCTGACCAAGGTTTACGGCTCGGCTGCCGGAACCCCGCGCGAGGTCGCCGAACCGCTGGTGCTTCTGCTGGCTCCGCTGGCCCCGCATGTGGCCGAGGAGCTGTGGCACCGGATGGGCCACGCGGACTCGCTGGTGCACGGGCCGTTCCCGGTCGTGGACGAGAAGTACCTGGTCGAGGACTCGGTCGAGTACCCGATCCAGGTCAACGGCAAGGTCCGCTCGCGGATCACCGTGCCCGCGGACGCGAAGAACGATGCGGTGCAGGCGACCGCGCTGGCGGACGAGAAGATCGCCGCGCTGGTCGGCGACAAGACGCCGCGCAAGGTGATCGTGGTGCCGGGCCGGCTGGTCAACATCGTGCTCTGA
- a CDS encoding 3-oxoacyl-ACP reductase family protein, with the protein MNLDGKVALVTGGSRGIGAATALRLAEAGADVVLTYAVNAEQAAEVVDRIKALGRRALAVGADNADSAAVEAAVEAAVAEFGRLDVLVNNAGVGFVGPLEQTGMDDVDRVLAVNVRGVLAATKAAAKHLGEGGRVITIGSCVTDRVPGPGMVLYAVSKSAMVGLTKALARELAANGVTVNLVHPGPTDTEMNPADGPYAADQASMTAVGRYGKPAEVADTVAFLASPASAYVTGSTISVDGGHAA; encoded by the coding sequence ATGAACCTCGACGGCAAAGTGGCGCTGGTGACTGGTGGGAGCCGCGGAATCGGTGCGGCGACGGCACTGCGGCTCGCCGAGGCTGGGGCGGACGTGGTGCTCACCTACGCGGTGAACGCCGAGCAGGCGGCGGAAGTGGTCGACCGGATCAAGGCGCTCGGCCGCCGTGCGCTCGCGGTCGGTGCGGACAACGCCGATTCGGCGGCGGTCGAAGCCGCGGTGGAAGCGGCGGTCGCCGAGTTCGGGCGGCTGGACGTGCTGGTCAACAACGCGGGCGTCGGTTTCGTCGGACCGCTGGAGCAGACCGGGATGGACGACGTCGACCGCGTGCTCGCGGTGAACGTGCGCGGGGTTTTGGCCGCGACGAAGGCGGCGGCGAAGCACCTCGGCGAGGGCGGCCGGGTGATCACGATCGGCAGCTGCGTGACCGATCGCGTGCCGGGACCGGGAATGGTGCTGTACGCGGTCAGCAAGTCCGCGATGGTCGGGCTGACCAAGGCGCTGGCCCGCGAACTGGCCGCGAACGGCGTGACGGTGAACCTGGTGCACCCGGGGCCGACCGACACGGAAATGAACCCGGCCGACGGCCCGTACGCAGCGGACCAGGCGTCGATGACTGCGGTCGGCCGGTACGGCAAGCCCGCGGAAGTGGCCGACACGGTGGCGTTCCTCGCCTCGCCGGCCAGCGCGTACGTGACCGGCTCGACCATTTCGGTCGACGGCGGCCACGCGGCCTAA